In a single window of the Cydia strobilella chromosome 13, ilCydStro3.1, whole genome shotgun sequence genome:
- the LOC134746370 gene encoding uncharacterized protein LOC134746370, with protein MLVFIVVSVAVLLPYVTAESCFQQRCLGCHPDDAAFPGSPIQCHPSTSVTAEWIHNLGHPPPSTDSKVPIEYHCLKMVATPDDKSFGNTVDVIRGCIPRVQVDSVCLALKAVERARGHSDARCFTCNRNNCNSATSIQIFSLRIVFAIYLIYILLG; from the exons ATGTTAGTGTTTATAGTTGTTAGTGTGGCTGTATTGTTACCGTATG TGACGGCAGAAAGCTGCTTCCAACAACGCTGTCTCGGCTGCCATCCAGACGACGCTGCGTTTCCTGGCTCACCCATACAATGCCACCCCAGCACCTCGGTCACGGCCGAGTGGATACACAATCTAGGGCACCCACCACCGTCCACGGATTCCAAGGTGCCTATAGAGTACCACTGCCTGAAGATGGTAGCGACTCCAGATGACAAATCAT ttGGCAACACCGTGGACGTTATACGCGGATGCATCCCCAGAGTCCAAGTGGACTCCGTCTGTCTCGCTCTAAAGGCTGTGGAGCGAGCGAGAGGCCACAGCGACGCGCGCTGTTTCACATGCAACAGAAATAATTGTAATTCGGCAACTAGCATACAAATTTTTAGCCTTCGTATAGTATTtgccatttatttaatttacattttattagggTAA
- the LOC134746657 gene encoding polypeptide N-acetylgalactosaminyltransferase 3-like, giving the protein MLQGEFWSLLCRGRKKKIITLIIILIFLINAMLYVSMELYNTIRRNSEDWSKNLQNDQSNTEKGGMRVIVGHYIGGFGKGNLSDDVINSNNYAPVKGAGEGGRPVQLAQRELITARELYQLHSYNILVSDKISINRSLPDMRSDSCKSVEFNLDNLPTATVIIVFHNEAWSTLMRTVMSVIMRSPKQLLKQIILVDDASERRYLGKELDGAISNLDKVEIIRMKERKGLVGARLLGARKAEGDVLVFLDAHCEVTQGWLEPLLDRAGSDDVFICPHIDLLSEDTLAYTKSIDAHWGAFSWNLFFRWLNPSAEVMAQKAENPSKPYPTPAMAGGLFAVRKSLFWRLGGYDEGMLIWGAENLELSWRAWQCGARVEITPCSRVGHIFRRHSPYKYPGGVSKVLNVNLARAATVWMDEWADFFFKFNPNIAAIRDQQTVYSRVELRKNLKCKSFKWYLDNVWPQNFFPSDERWFGKIRSDLGPCLAVPEQTTGLAVPAKGVPCGIDDRSWDTMVVYTPEGKIMGDENLCLERTEGRAMWKACKETPKQIWEQKGPRLKTKDGLCLSLALIDKQADGFSDIISTKKCRDKMRDAATTQQIWHFDRVPWR; this is encoded by the exons ATGCTGCAAGGC GAATTCTGGTCACTGCTGTGCAGAGGTcgtaagaaaaaaattataactttaataataatattgatatttttaataaacgcGATGTTATACGTCAGTATGGAATTATACAATACCATAAGAAGAAACAGTGAAGATTGGagtaaaaa TTTGCAAAATGATCAGTCAAACACAGAGAAAGGTGGCATGAGAGTTATAGTTGGACACTATATTGGAGGCTTTGGTAAAGGCAACTTATCTGATG ATGTAATAAACAGCAACAACTATGCGCCAGTCAAAGGTGCCGGAGAAGGCGGCAGGCCAGTGCAGCTGGCTCAGAGGGAGCTCATCACAGCAAGGGAATTATATCAACTACACTCTTATAATATTCTAGTCAGCGACAAAATATCCATCAACAGAAGTTTGCCTGACATGAGAAGTGACAG TTGTAAGAGCGTGGAATTCAACCTAGATAACCTGCCGACGGCGACCGTCATCATAGTGTTCCATAATGAGGCGTGGTCAACTTTGATGCGTACCGTCATGTCGGTTATCATGAGGTCCCCTAAACAACTGTTGAAACAG ATTATTTTAGTAGACGACGCCAGTGAGAGAAGGTACCTCGGCAAAGAGCTGGACGGTGCCATATCCAACTTGGATAAAGTGGAGATTATTCGCATGAAAGAACGCAAAGGGCTGGTGGGAGCTCGGCTGTTGGGAGCCAGGAAGGCCGAAGGAGACGTGTTGGTGTTTTTAGATGCTCATTGTGAG GTAACACAAGGTTGGCTCGAGCCTCTCCTCGATCGGGCGGGAAGCGATGACGTCTTCATATGCCCGCACATAGACCTACTATCCGAGGACACCTTAGCCTACACCAAGAGCATCGACGCGCACTGGGGCGCTTTTAGCTGGAACCTATTCTTTCGCTGGCTCAACCCTAGTGCCGAAGTCATGGCTCAGAAAGCAGAAAACCCTTCCAAACCCTACCCCACACCGGCCATGGCTGGAGGACTTTTCGCAGTCAGGAAAAGCCTCTTCTGGCGCTTAGGAGGATACGATGAAGGTATGCTTATTTGGGGAGCCGAAAACTTAGAGCTGTCATGGCGAGCCTGGCAGTGCGGCGCTCGAGTAGAAATCACACCATGCTCTAGAGTAGGACACATTTTTAGACGACACAGTCCTTATAAATATCCAGGAGGCGTTagcaaagttttaaatgttaatttagcACGCGCAGCCACTGTGTGGATGGACGAGTGGGCCGATTTCTTTTTTAAGTTCAATCCTAACATAGCAGCGATACGCGATCAACAAACCGTGTATTCAAGGGTAGAGTTGCGGAAGAATTTGAAGTGTAAAAGTTTTAAATGGTATTTGGATAATGTGTGGCCTCAGAATTTCTTTCCGAGTGATGAGAGATGGTTTGGCAAGATTAGGAGCGATCTTGGTCCTTGTTTAGCGGTGCCGGAGCAAACGACGGGGCTCGCTGTACCAGCGAAGGGGGTGCCCTGTGGGATTGACGATAGAAGTTGGGACACGATGGTCGTTTACACTCCTGAGGGTAAGATTATGGGTGATGAGAATTTGTGTTTAGAGCGAACCGAAGGTCGCGCCATGTGGAAGGCTTGTAAAGAGACGCCGAAGCAGATTTGGGAGCAGAAGGGGCCTAggttaaaaacaaaagacggtCTGTGCTTATCGTTAGCGTTGATCGATAAACAAGCGGATGGTTTTAGTGATATCATCTCGACAAAGAAATGTCGCGACAAAATGCGTGACGCGGCTACCACGCAACAGATCTGGCATTTTGACCGAGTGCCTTGGCGGTAA